Sequence from the Pontibacter pudoricolor genome:
TCCGAACGATGATGGTCTGTTTATAGAAGATGCTGTAGGTTTTGGTTTTGTTCGCCTGAGTATCATAGACCTGACACCTGATGGTCATCAGCCAATGATCTCGTCTGATCAGCGGTATGTTCTAGTTTTTAACGGGGAAATATTTAATTACGTCGAAATGCGAGAGGAACTCCGCCAGCAAGGTGTCACTTTCCAGACGAAAACGGATACGGAAGTGCTGTTGCAGGCATACATCCATTGGGGAGAAGACTGCATGAATCATTTCAACGGGATGTGGGCTTTCGCCATTTACGACCGGCTAAAAAAGACCGTTTTTGCATCACGTGACCGCTTCGGCATAAAGCCATTTTATTACATTCATACAGATGATTTATTTGCCTTCTGTTCTGAAATTCCACCACTACTTACCCTGTTAACTAAGGAGCCAACCGCAAATTACCAGAGTATATTTGATTACCTGGCTTTTAACAGGACCGACCAGACGGAGAGTACATTCTTTAATGAAGTAAAAAAGCTGCAGCATGGCATGAAACTCATAGCAGAAAATGGAAAGGTAAACTATAGCCGTTGGTATAATCTGCGAGAGAGGGTATCTAAGGCAGAGAAATTCAAAGATGCTGCCGAATATAAGTCATTGTTTACTTCAGCCATTGGGTTAAGGCTAAGAAGCGATGTACCAGTTGGCGTTTGCCTGAGCGGAGGGCTGGATTCTTCAAGTATTGTCTCTGTTCTGCTTAAAGAGTTCAACAAGACTGATTTGAATACTTTTTCGGCGGTATACCAGGACGGGGCAACCGGTGATGAGAAAAAGTTTATTCACGAGTACACGCCACTGCTAAAGAACATGCATTACATCTACCCTAATGCGGCAACCTTAGAAGCAGACCTGATGGAGTTTGTAAAAGCACAGGCAGAGCCCATCCCTTCTACCTCGCCGTATGCACAATTTAAAGTGATGGAGCTTGCCAAAGATAAAGTGGTAGTAACACTTGACGGACAGGGAGCAGATGAAGAATTAGCCGGCTATCACTACTTTTTCGGATTCTACTTTAAAGATCTTTTCAAGAGAGGTAAAATCGGGAAGCTAATGTATGAAATGTATCACTACCTGAAGAACCATCGCAGCCTGTATGGCCTTAAATCATTTGCATACTTCTTACTTCCCGAAGTAATGAAAACGAAGGTAAGAGTTGGTGAGAAGGGCTATTTAAATACTGATCTTGTGAATAAGTACAGCCAATCTAATGCAATCGCAGGACACTTATATGGTTCAAACTCACTTAAGGATGCATTGCTGAATCATTTCGAAAATAAGCTGGAACACCTGCTTAAATGGGAAGAC
This genomic interval carries:
- the asnB gene encoding asparagine synthase (glutamine-hydrolyzing), coding for MCGIAGIIHFNQDTPKESSLRSMMRQMKHRGPNDDGLFIEDAVGFGFVRLSIIDLTPDGHQPMISSDQRYVLVFNGEIFNYVEMREELRQQGVTFQTKTDTEVLLQAYIHWGEDCMNHFNGMWAFAIYDRLKKTVFASRDRFGIKPFYYIHTDDLFAFCSEIPPLLTLLTKEPTANYQSIFDYLAFNRTDQTESTFFNEVKKLQHGMKLIAENGKVNYSRWYNLRERVSKAEKFKDAAEYKSLFTSAIGLRLRSDVPVGVCLSGGLDSSSIVSVLLKEFNKTDLNTFSAVYQDGATGDEKKFIHEYTPLLKNMHYIYPNAATLEADLMEFVKAQAEPIPSTSPYAQFKVMELAKDKVVVTLDGQGADEELAGYHYFFGFYFKDLFKRGKIGKLMYEMYHYLKNHRSLYGLKSFAYFLLPEVMKTKVRVGEKGYLNTDLVNKYSQSNAIAGHLYGSNSLKDALLNHFENKLEHLLKWEDLNSMHFSLEARVPFLDFRLVERTLASSDDWAIRNGITKFILREAMKGVLPEKIRLRQDKIGFGTPQDEWFREPAWRNIVEDILNSSSFKERNIINPEIARSKYEDHLSGKVNIAKEIWKWVHLELWFRTFIDAKQNAKAVETKDTIVTETPSVSVFINE